Within the Tursiops truncatus isolate mTurTru1 chromosome 19, mTurTru1.mat.Y, whole genome shotgun sequence genome, the region CTAGCAAATGAAAACAGCACATTTTTCTACTTTAGCATCACATGAGATGCCATGGCAACAGAGGGCTGTACCAAGAATTAGCTCAGTGATGACCTAGCCAACACAAATTGGCTTAATACTTACTGAGTAAGattcctggaagaaaagaaagttcaaATAAATAAGTCTCTCTCCAGCTCTCAACAAGCGgaattgtttcctttcttccagggCTGTACTTCTCAAATTTTTCTCTGTGCACCCTGGGCCAATGGAGACAGCTGTTCTCAGCTATCTCAAAGCTTAAGGGTCAGTACTTTGGCACACCTATAGCCACTTCACATCACACAGTTAGGAAGCAATGGAGAGGATCAAAGTTGcccaaacagggcttccctggcggcgcagtggttgagagtctgcctgccgatgcaggggacacgggttcgtgccccagtccaggaagatcccacatgccgcggagcggctgggcctgtgagccatggccgctgggcctgtgcgtccggagcctgtgctccgcaacgggagaggccacaacagtgagagccctgcgtaccgcaaaaaaaaaaaaaagtgcccaaaTAACATGCTCACACTTACAAAGTAAAAACAGACGGCTAAACCAAAGTCTCACTCACTTAACGATGAACTTGTGAGTGACAGAGAACCCCAGTATCTAGTTCAGATTTCACAGACACTAGGATCTTCTGGGGTATTCCATTCCAAGTGAGGCTCAGCTCTAGCTCAGTGTAAGAGGCAAACTAGGATCTTCTGGGGTATTCCATTCCAAGTGAGGCTCAGCTCTAGCTCATTGCAAGAGGCAAACAGGTTTCCTGAAAGCTGCACTTTCTTTAGCTCATTTACACAACTTAACAAGAATTGCAATTAGACCTGGACAACATACTTATTCAGCAAACCCGCCCTCCAGTGAGTCAGCAATCCACATCTTTTCTAGGGTAGTGGCCAACTGCAACTGCCCTGAGTAGAAGCAGTTTTGTCAGAGCTATCTCTGATGATCAGAAATTACCTCAAGGAAATCACATAACATAAGGTAGCTTCCTACACAAGACTCAGTCTGAAGAGCAAACAGGCTTACTAAGATGAGATCTCCTTTTGACATGGGATAAACCCTGGGAAGAACAGCCATTAGTAATAACAGTGGCTTCCATTTCCTAAGTTTCAACTGTGCTAAGCGTCTTATATGCATTCTCACTCCTCTCTGCAACCACATAAAGTAGGCATGATTATTCCTATTATGGGATGAGCAAACTAGGACTCAAAGAACCTCAAGATCTCATAAAAATCAAGAACTGAATCAAAGTCTTTCTTATTCCAAACCCCATACTTCTAACCACCAAATCATCCTGCCTCCCCAAGATATGGGAAATGAGACTGCAACAGCAGTTGTGTGCTACAAGGCACAGCTGGCCCTTCCCACTGGACAAAGACACAACAGTTTCCTGGAGTAATGACAAAGATTTTCAACTAAGGAGCATAGTAAAGTCACctggagagttttaaaaaaatacagattccgggcttccctggtggtgcagtggttgagagtccgcctgccgatgcaggggacacgggttcgtgccccgttccgggaagatcccacatgccgcggagcggctgggcccgtgagccatggccgctgagcctgcgcgtccggagcctgtgctccacaacgggagaggccacagcagggagaggcctgcgtaccgcgcaaaaaaaaaaaaaaaaaaaatacagattcctacCAGATTCCAGATATTCTGCatcaaaatctcagaaaatgaaactcttgaatttgtattttgaaaaaccACCCTAGGAGATTTTAGATCATCAGGTTGACAAGGCTGCACCACCTACCACATGCACACGTGTGAATGTGCAAACAGGACACTCGCATTTGCTGTGCTCATCTCAGGTCCTGGCCCCTGATATGTGCTCAGTAGTATAGCTGAATCTATATCCATTCTTAAATCAGCAACCCATCACAGTTGACTCAGCTCCTACTTTACGCCAAGCACAGAGCCAGACACTGATATGCAGACAGAAGAGACAATCCCCAGGCCAACCATCAGGTGACACAACACAATAAACTCCAACAGTAGTCACATGAATTGAAGTACAGAGGAGTCAATGGTTACATGTGAAGGGAGGCTTTTCCAAGGAAATTAAATCTAAGGTGGATTTTAAAGGACAGATGTAAATTTTCTAAActggtgggtggaggtgggggtggggaaaagaaGAGTAGTACAAAGTGAGAAAATTGCGTATCTAAAGCGAAAGGGTGTTAAAACACAGAGCTAACGGCAGATGTACATACCCCCAACAACAAACTATGTATGCAGGAGACAGAAGTGCCCAGGTGTTAACTTCAGGGTTATGCCAGATTATGAAGAGCCCTGAATGCCCTGCTATGAAGTTTGGCCTTTACCCTGCAGGTACCAAGGAGCCAGTTTTAGGCAATGAAGGACTTATTCAGATTTTCAAGTGGGAATTATCACTTCACAGTTTCAGGAGAGGGAGTGAGCGTGGGGGAGCTGGGCTTCCCCTTATAAAAGCAGAGGGATAACTGGGTTACAAAGCAGGCGACCCGGCTGGACTCAGGTGTGATTTTCCCCGGCCTGAACAAGGAAGAGACTAGCTGCCCCCCGACCCTGTCGTTCAGTAGCAAAAGAGGAGGTGTGGAGTAGGTGCCAGACACGAGAAGGTAGTGAGGACAACCAGGTTGGTTCACCCTGACCGATGTCGACTGGTTGAACAGCTGGCAGGACAGCTGACCACGTCCACCTGGCCCTTGGGGCCTCAGAGACGGGCTACCCAGCGCAGCAGCATGTTTCAAGGCCAGTCAAGCCTCGGACACCAGGGACCCCAAGCAGCCATCGCCTGGCCTGCTACCCACTCCCCCTAGGCCCCGGCGCAGCGGGCACAGGCCGAGggctctgggctgggcagggACGGGCCCAGTGCTCCAGGAAGCGACCGTGGCTGCAGCTCGTCAGCCCCTCCCGCCCATGGGGCCGTCGGTCCTGGCCGGGCCGCCTCACCTCGCGCGGGCGGCGGGCTCTTCGGCGTCCGGGCGACTGTGCTGACCCTCTCCGGGCCGCGGACACAGCCCCGACCCCCaacaccgccgccgccgccgccgccatccTCAGGCGTCAGCGTCGTGGCGTCATCACAGCGCGCTCTTGACGCCAAAACAAATCCGGGCCGCCCACGGGGCGGGACAGGGGCGGACTCGAGAGGGCCGGGCTACGTGGTTGGCGGCTCTCCGAGCGTGGCTTGCCAGTCAACGCCTTCAGGGCGGGGTCGGGCTCTCTTCGGGAGTAGGAGGTGAGTCTCTGTGTCGCTCCAAGTGTCTCGACCTTAGGTTTGGGGTAGGCACCGTGGGAAGTAGGGAGAAAGTGTCAAGATTCAGGTTGGGGACAGGGCGCTTTATAGTGCGAGGTTGGGTGGATTTCCATGGAgatccagaggttaagactccgcactcccaattcaggggccacgggttctatccctggtggggaaactaagatcccgcatgccgcggggcgcggccaaaaataaaataataatatagtgcGTGGTTGGGGACGTAGTGCATTTCAGGAGGTTTCTGGAAGTGCCTCTGGAACTCCGGAAAGGATCGGTGTaaatttaattaacaaattatttttttaactgaaattaaaataattcaggcACTCAGATATGTTGAATTTGACCTCCATCACATTGGAGTTGCAAATGGTTAACGAAAATAGGTGAGATTAGTTTGGGGCCAACTTCAGAGTAACAGTttaattattgttgtttttattgttactaAATTTAGTATATCCTGAGGCTGCAAAACAAgtagattaaagaaaaattgttacCATTAACAATTCCGCTATAGGGTCAGAATTATCTCACTTAACTTTACAATCAACCCAGATtcggggtggagatgggggggaAATAAGTGTCTCAAGTAAtaaggggattttttttccttctttaataatatttttattacttaccTTATATTTACTATTGGGGCGCAATCCACGTGCTTGGTGGAGTCTTTCACTGAGCAACCATAAAGAGCAGGGCTGGAGAACAacccagtttctttctttaaggCAACAGCATTCTTCCCCAACTGGCTGTGACTCAATAGGGATCACCATAAGGGAAAGGTGGCATAGTttggcaggatttgaacctgcgCAGGGAAACCCCAATGGATTTCTAGTCCATCACCTTAACCCCCCTGGCCACAACTACTTTTGAGTGATGATGGGATTGTAATCTCCATACATCTTCCTCATTGCAGTCTGttcatttcttaaaatctttattgagcccttacttcATACATGGAATTGTCTTTAACTGTATAAGCTAATGGTATACTTTAAAcctaaatatatattaacacCAATAAAATATCACAGTCTGTTTTATGTAGTAGGGCTtcataaaagattttattaaaaaagaaacctttagggacttctctggtggtccagtggttaagacttcatgcttccactgcaagggggcgtgggttcaatccctggtcagggaactaaaatcccacaggccactcagccaaaaataaaataaataaaaaggaaaaagaaaacttaaaaaattatttccatatgTCTAGTGTGATGCTTAAGGGAATGAACTTAGGGGCCAATCAAACTTGGGATCATatcccagctctgacacttcCACAGTTGTGTGAACTGAACTTAAGCAAGACATCTTCCCCTCCTTAAGCTTCATGTTTcttatctgtataatggggatcATAATCTTGACCTCACAGTTATTGTGAGGGTTGAAAATAATATAGAATTCCAGGGTTGATGGGGCTTAGAAATCCACACAACACCTCTATTTTACAGACATTCAgcaaattaattcaataaatgtttattgagccctTGCTATGGAAGGTGCTGGCCTGGGCTCTGGTGAAGAACACGGGGGCCCTGAGATGAAGAGGTATATTGATGCAGAGGGGACTGGGCTCAGGATATCCAACCCCCAGATTCTCCCCTGAACAATAAGCTGTTCCATGTCTGCAGAGCTGCAAACATGAGAAGCACCATTATCATGATGCTCTAGCCTGGGCAGCTGTGTCTAGGGCTCAGCCCACTTGGCTCTCTGCCCACCCCTTTCCTGCAGCTCTGGGATAAAACACACAAAGCTCTTAAGCCCCTGGCCAGAGAGCAGATTCtgtccccaaccccacccccctgCACACACTCCAGGTCACTCAATTCCAGGGAAGAGCAGGGACTTAGGGGGCAAAAACCAGGGGAAAGTAGGTCACAGCAGGAGGATGGTAATCCCTTTGATGGCTGGCCAACACAATCGAGCCCCTGCTCCTGGAAGCGGCCTGCTCCTGGCCACCCACCAAGAGTAAGAGTGGTTCTAGAAAGACTTTTGGGGTTTGGAGCCCCAGCACCATCCCTCCAAATAGTATGCTCAGGTTAAGAGGGCTGCCCCAAGAAGACACATCCTCCATACTGAAGTCATTCTCAGTCCAAGCTTTTGCTGACTGTAACACTTCCTATGCAGGATTTAGcaattctgtttttcattccacGCACTCCCACAAGTACACTCTTTATACCCAGCCTTAGGCTGGGTGCTAGAGACACAAAGAGGACACTTGGGGAATCCAGAGTGGGGAATTCTGACCTAGACCCAGACAGTAAGAAGCCAGTGAACCAGTGTTATCCgtacagagacagaagaaagccCAGGAGCTCTGTGGACCTGAAGGAGGCTTCTGATTCAGCTTGGAGTCAGGGTTAGGGAGGCGGTAGGTGATACTGAACAAGAAGTAGGAGTTCACcaggaggaaatgaggaaggTTATTCTGAGCACAGAGAATAGATGTGCAAAGAATAAAAGGCTGGCCTTTCCTTCTGGAAGATACTGGTGGTCAAAGGGGGTGGATCTGGGAGGGTTTTTTTCCTGAACCTTCTCCTTCAGGTGATGTGAGATGGGTAAGGaatggatgagagagagagaagtggggatAAAAATACAGGTGAATGAAGTACAGGAGAAAAGACAGGGCAGAGAGTGAGTTAACTGAGGCATCTTAGCTAACTGGAATGGGAGGGTGTTTGGGAAGCGTTGCTGAAGTAGGGCTCCTACATGATAAAGTAGGGTGGAGGTCTCTGGAGGCACCTGTCACCCTGGAGCCTAGTCAAGGGTCCTATCAGGCCTGATTCTGTCCTAGGGCCAACAACCTCCCAGCATGGGCTTTAGTGCAAACCTGGCCTGCCAAGTTCTGgactcccacccctcctcccctcccagctgATTGCCTGGGCCCCTCTTGTAAAGTCCTCTCCAACTCAGCCCCAGTTCTCCTCCACCATTTGTAAGTCTTGTATCCTTACCTCCTATCACCCTCTATCATGGTCCTTCTCTGAAACCTCCCCTTAACCCAAGGACTGAGTAGGTAGATCACTCCTCTGTGCTACTATAGAGGGGGAGTTGAAGGAGTAGACTGAATAAAATGTCCTATATATAAACATAGCTGGCTTACATAGGGCCTTATAGACAATGAAAAGGAGTTTAATATCAGGATCAGTttttcaatttagaaaatggagaaTAAAGTGGAGGGAGTGAGAGTAGAAGCCAGTGAGGAGGCCATGGCAGTGCCCACACAAGTCGTGGGGTGATGGCTTGGAAGAGGGTCCTGGCAGGGACAGTAGATGACTGATCAATAGAGGGTCTCACCCTCTCTgaggcctcctccttccctcaggATTCTGCCCGTTCTGATTCTTGCTCTTCTTCTCCACCATGATGAACTGGGGCTCCTCTGTGCTTCCAGAAAGCCTTCCGGGATTGTTCTGACCTCACGCTGCACacctcttctcaaagaacaagcttgtGGAGAGCGTAAGGCCAGAGGAACCCTCATCGTGACCCCAATTTCTGCAGCTCCAGGTCACCTCAGGTACTTGAATGTAGACTCCAATGGGGGCTCCCCATCTTCTGGAACAGGCTCCCCTTAGATTAATCAGGACcccagagaaggagaggaaagggtaCTTAATCTGAACTGTGTCTTGAAGGCTAAGGTGGTAGTTcagcagagggaagaggaggtgaGATGGACAGGAGCCTGGAAACTGGAAAGaacctggggaggggggtggactGGCTGAGGGTGGGGGTGCGGACACTCTATCACCTCACATGGCCCCTAGGGGCCAGGACAGGAGGGGCAGGTAGGGCTAGGAGTTCTCCCAGCCCGGGAGAACAGAGAAATATGTGCATTCCCACACATCTTGGGTCACCACCAGAAGTCTTGGAACCTGCTGGCAATGGAAAGCTCTGCACTGCCCCTGGGAAATGAGTGTTTGTGAAGAGAAAGACTGAGTCCCCTATGGTGGTCTTCAGCCCGCCCATCTCGTCCTGGGGATTAGCTTCTTGAGGCCTCCACCCCAGCCAGGTGGGCCAcagtggaaagaaaggaaggagcttGGTACAAATATAAATACGTTTAATGAAAGCCGAGCGCTTTCGAgacggggcgggtggggggggcagggggggcgggggggggggacacGCTGCTACCCGGCCAGACCGGCTAGGCCAGAGGACCCAGGAGGCAGGCGAGTGCCAAAGCAGCCGCCAGCAGAGGGGGCTCGGGGACCCGAGTGGGTGCTGGCGCTGTCGCCCGCAGCGTCTCCTGGTTGGTCTCTGGGCCCGCCCCGTGCTCCTGAAGGCGTACAGGGGTGCCGCACAGAGTGTGCAAATTATCTGGGTGTGGGGCCCGGCGAGCTTCTTGCTGTAGTGACTCCCACACGGCGGCGGCCTCCTCAGGGCAGCCCAACAGGACTCGCGAGGCACAGGTGTGGAAATCATTCCAAGACCTGTCAAGGGTGTGGGGTTAGGGTAAtcaggtggggcagggggcttTGGAATGGGAGGGAAGAGGTTCAGACCCCAAGGGTGTGGGGTTGGGCTGCTGCCCTCACGCCTGCCCGTACCTGCAGACGCTCTCCAGCTCACCTCCGCGGCCCATGCCGTCCCCCAAGCGGATGAGACACTCGGCAAAGCCCTGGTATATGGTGTCACAGCGGCCTGGGACCGCTATAGTTGCTGCCAGGGGAGATAcaaggactgggggtgggggtggagaatAGTTGATAGGATGAGGTGGCGTGCCCTCACCATCCCCGCCCCTCGCCGCCAAACCCCAGGGGCTTGTTTACCAGGGAGCGTTCTGGGGACGTGACTCAGCGTGAAAGGGGTGCCCCAGGGAACTAAGGGGCACATCTGGGGACCACCTGCCTCTGCCCCCTTCTAGGCAGACCTGGACAGGataggtggggatgggggaaggagaagCCTCGTCCCAGGAGTTGGCTCTTCTTCCGAGCTGCTGGGTCCCAGGTCAGGTGAGAATGGTCCAAATGAGAGTATGGACATGGTGAAAGG harbors:
- the NRN1L gene encoding neuritin-like protein isoform X1, with product MERPNKDCLGCRETGSCQGTCLLSPCPYSHLDHSHLTWDPAARKKSQLLGRGFSFPHPHLSCPVLVSPLAATIAVPGRCDTIYQGFAECLIRLGDGMGRGGELESVCRSWNDFHTCASRVLLGCPEEAAAVWESLQQEARRAPHPDNLHTLCGTPVRLQEHGAGPETNQETLRATAPAPTRVPEPPLLAAALALACLLGPLA
- the NRN1L gene encoding neuritin-like protein isoform X2, which translates into the protein MCCRFCHRWQPPCALGLLLLLLPPLVLVSPLAATIAVPGRCDTIYQGFAECLIRLGDGMGRGGELESVCRSWNDFHTCASRVLLGCPEEAAAVWESLQQEARRAPHPDNLHTLCGTPVRLQEHGAGPETNQETLRATAPAPTRVPEPPLLAAALALACLLGPLA